From a region of the Acidobacteriota bacterium genome:
- the dnaX gene encoding DNA polymerase III subunit gamma/tau: MAYQVLARKYRPQKFGDVVGQRGVTQTLRNALSAGRLAQAFVFAGPRGVGKTTTARILARALNCTSNETPTPDPCGACDACVEIAEGRDIDVLEIDAATHTQVENIREVVIAGLAMAPVRDRYKVFIIDEVHQLSSHSFNALLKSIEEPPPHVIFMMATTQLEKIPDTILSRSQVHELRTIGARQITEQLRSIADAESVRIDDAAIALIARAAEGSMRDAQSAFDQVIAFAGESIDVDDVSAVLGLIGRDPVLDAVTVVADEEPGAVFVLAGRFVEAGYDLRQACRELSRAVRDLLVLSVDPARADDPEIAGEGERDRLLELAGRFSREDLLRAFDLLTRAEADIRSASQPRHHFEMALLRWMHLRKLTPLADLLQGRGAPAPDGGGAERRLAGGRVAGGGSPRPATPPPASPGRA, encoded by the coding sequence ATGGCCTATCAGGTCCTCGCCCGGAAGTACCGCCCGCAGAAGTTCGGCGACGTCGTGGGGCAGCGCGGCGTGACGCAGACTCTGCGCAACGCGCTGTCCGCCGGCCGCCTCGCGCAGGCGTTCGTGTTCGCCGGGCCCCGCGGCGTCGGCAAGACCACGACCGCCCGCATCCTCGCCCGCGCGCTGAACTGCACATCGAACGAGACTCCGACTCCCGATCCGTGCGGCGCCTGCGACGCCTGTGTCGAGATCGCCGAAGGACGCGACATCGACGTCCTGGAGATCGACGCCGCCACTCACACGCAGGTCGAGAACATCCGCGAGGTGGTCATCGCGGGGCTGGCGATGGCGCCGGTGCGGGACCGCTACAAGGTGTTCATCATCGACGAGGTGCACCAGCTTTCGAGCCACTCGTTCAACGCACTGCTCAAGTCCATCGAAGAGCCGCCGCCCCATGTCATCTTCATGATGGCGACAACGCAACTCGAGAAGATTCCGGACACGATCCTGTCCCGGTCACAGGTGCACGAACTCCGGACGATCGGCGCGCGCCAGATCACCGAGCAGTTGCGGTCCATCGCGGACGCCGAGTCCGTCCGCATCGACGACGCGGCGATCGCGCTGATCGCGCGCGCCGCCGAAGGCAGCATGCGCGATGCGCAGAGCGCCTTCGATCAGGTGATCGCGTTCGCGGGTGAGTCCATAGACGTCGACGACGTCTCGGCGGTGCTGGGGCTGATCGGGCGCGATCCGGTGCTCGACGCGGTCACGGTGGTGGCCGACGAGGAGCCGGGCGCGGTGTTCGTCCTGGCGGGACGGTTCGTCGAGGCGGGGTACGACTTGCGGCAGGCGTGCCGCGAGCTGTCGCGGGCCGTGCGCGACCTGCTGGTGCTCTCGGTGGATCCCGCGCGGGCGGACGATCCGGAGATCGCGGGCGAGGGCGAGCGGGACCGTCTGCTTGAGCTGGCAGGACGTTTCTCGCGCGAAGATCTGCTTCGGGCGTTCGATCTCCTGACGCGGGCGGAGGCGGACATCAGGAGCGCGTCACAGCCGCGGCATCACTTCGAGATGGCGCTGCTGCGGTGGATGCACCTCCGGAAACTCACCCCGCTGGCCGATCTCCTGCAGGGACGGGGCGCTCCGGCGCCGGACGGCGGAGGGGCGGAGCGCCGGTTGGCCGGGGGCCGGGTGGCTGGGGGCGGATCGCCCCGGCCGGCCACCCCACCCCCGGCATCGCCAGGGCGCGC
- a CDS encoding lipid-binding SYLF domain-containing protein, producing MQEISMRSRIHRALHAAAVVATAAGLTLAGGSVQAAASEEDLGRVDEAAIVLEEITEAPDRMIPQAILDRSVGVAIFPSTVRAGFFLGGQRGRGVIVARDEATGAWSMPAFLTLTGGSIGLQVGAQSVDVILLIQNRRGLTRLLANEFKLGGDVSAVVGPVGRSLEASTDIQMTAEILSYSRTRGVFAGATLGGATVRADRDANERVYGERFQSEAIVLAETAVADATEETTRLWRALEGLAAAGEDESK from the coding sequence ATGCAGGAGATCTCCATGCGTTCAAGAATCCATCGTGCCCTACACGCTGCCGCCGTCGTGGCCACGGCGGCGGGCCTGACGCTGGCCGGCGGGTCGGTTCAGGCAGCCGCGAGCGAAGAAGACCTGGGGCGTGTCGACGAGGCGGCCATCGTGCTGGAAGAGATCACGGAGGCTCCCGACCGCATGATTCCGCAGGCGATTCTGGACCGGTCGGTTGGCGTCGCGATCTTCCCGTCTACCGTCAGGGCGGGTTTCTTCCTCGGTGGCCAGCGCGGCCGCGGGGTGATCGTGGCGCGGGACGAGGCGACCGGCGCGTGGTCCATGCCGGCGTTCCTGACGTTGACCGGTGGCAGCATCGGCCTGCAGGTGGGCGCCCAGTCCGTCGATGTCATCCTGCTGATACAGAACCGGCGCGGCCTGACCCGGCTGCTCGCCAACGAGTTCAAGCTTGGCGGGGACGTATCAGCCGTCGTGGGTCCGGTGGGCCGCAGCCTGGAAGCCTCGACCGACATCCAGATGACGGCCGAGATTCTCAGCTATTCGCGGACGCGCGGCGTTTTTGCCGGGGCGACCCTCGGCGGCGCGACGGTCCGGGCGGACCGCGACGCGAACGAGCGCGTCTACGGCGAACGTTTCCAGTCGGAAGCGATCGTGCTGGCCGAGACCGCCGTAGCCGACGCCACGGAGGAGACGACCAGGCTGTGGCGAGCGCTCGAAGGCCTTGCGGCGGCCGGGGAAGACGAGTCGAAGTAG
- a CDS encoding LexA family transcriptional regulator codes for MIDSIDVTVCSASVATCTLPAVSFGSNIRRLRSAVGIRTQRELADRLGVPQPQVSDWENDRYAVLETGTLLRLAKALHCSVDQLLSGVDPDYDRVREATAAVPGDVPTRIDLLRGTQADIPVVAEGDAAPVPIRWRGSKPAPPQVLLRLPRPGDLDDPDAYGVEVRSDAMLPAHRPRSIAIVAPRRRFEDGDEVYAQLVSGERSIRVVTKTTGAYLLQPYNLAYPARVVKRRDMHALHVIVYSRRREP; via the coding sequence GTGATTGATTCTATTGATGTAACGGTTTGCAGCGCCAGCGTGGCGACGTGTACCCTTCCCGCCGTGTCGTTCGGCAGCAACATCAGGCGGCTCCGGTCAGCTGTGGGCATCCGAACCCAGCGCGAGCTTGCGGACCGGCTCGGCGTTCCACAACCTCAGGTGTCGGACTGGGAGAACGACCGGTACGCCGTACTCGAAACCGGCACGCTGCTTCGCCTCGCCAAGGCGCTCCACTGCTCGGTGGATCAACTGCTGAGCGGCGTCGATCCGGACTACGACCGAGTTCGCGAGGCGACGGCGGCCGTTCCGGGCGACGTCCCCACGCGGATCGACTTGCTGCGCGGGACCCAAGCGGACATCCCCGTCGTGGCCGAGGGCGACGCGGCGCCAGTTCCCATCCGCTGGCGCGGGTCGAAGCCGGCGCCGCCACAGGTCCTGCTGCGCCTCCCCCGCCCCGGCGACCTCGACGATCCCGACGCGTACGGCGTCGAGGTCCGGAGCGACGCCATGCTACCCGCCCATCGTCCGCGAAGCATCGCCATCGTCGCCCCGCGTCGCCGGTTCGAAGATGGCGACGAGGTGTACGCCCAACTGGTTTCGGGCGAGCGTTCGATCCGCGTTGTGACCAAGACGACGGGCGCCTACCTGCTGCAGCCGTACAACCTCGCCTATCCAGCCCGCGTCGTGAAACGGCGCGACATGCACGCCCTTCACGTCATCGTCTACTCGCGTCGTCGCGAACCCTGA
- the tadA gene encoding tRNA adenosine(34) deaminase TadA, producing MDHEAPMREALAEARRALAAGEVPVGAVVVAGPPGAEAEVIGRGHNRPIGATDPTAHAEIAALRDAAARTGNYRLAGATLYVTIEPCQMCAGALVHARIATLVYGAAEPRAGAVRSTMQALDHPALNHRVDVVSGVLADECSALMRDFFADRRRATVEPDAVPPRGPS from the coding sequence ATGGATCACGAGGCGCCGATGCGCGAGGCGCTGGCCGAGGCGCGGCGGGCCCTGGCGGCCGGCGAGGTTCCGGTCGGCGCGGTCGTCGTCGCCGGCCCTCCCGGCGCGGAGGCCGAGGTGATCGGGCGTGGTCACAACCGCCCGATCGGCGCCACGGACCCGACCGCGCACGCAGAGATCGCGGCGTTGCGGGACGCGGCGGCCCGGACCGGCAACTACCGGCTTGCCGGCGCCACCCTCTACGTCACCATCGAGCCGTGCCAGATGTGTGCCGGCGCGCTGGTTCACGCGCGGATCGCGACCCTCGTCTATGGCGCCGCCGAGCCGCGGGCCGGGGCGGTCCGCTCGACCATGCAGGCGCTGGATCACCCCGCCCTCAACCACCGCGTCGACGTCGTGTCCGGCGTCCTTGCCGACGAGTGCAGCGCCCTGATGCGTGATTTCTTCGCGGATCGCCGTCGGGCCACGGTGGAACCCGACGCCGTGCCGCCGCGCGGGCCTTCCTGA
- a CDS encoding glucose-1-phosphate thymidylyltransferase: protein MKGLILSGGRGTRLRPLTFTSAKQLVPVANKPVLFYGIETLAAAGVRELGIVVGETHAEIEAAVGDGSAWGVNVTYLPQDAPRGLAHAVLIAEEFIGREPFVMYLGDNLLAKGIVPFVKEFAATGPAAQILLTRVRNPEQYGVAETDGDRVVRLVEKPKEPKSDLALVGVYMFGPEVFDSVKRIRPSFRNELEITDAIQDLIDRGLDVRKHIVDGWWKDTGHLEDMLEANRLILDTFERRIEGDVDDASSLDGKVVVEAGAAIVNSIVRGPVIIGSNAQVRDAYVGPFTAIMRDVVIRAAEIEHSIVMEGSRLTDLGTRVTDSLIGRNVTIARQESKPAALRFMLGDRSEVGIC from the coding sequence ATGAAGGGACTGATCCTGAGCGGCGGGCGGGGAACGCGACTGCGACCCCTGACCTTTACGAGCGCGAAGCAGCTCGTGCCGGTAGCCAACAAGCCGGTGCTCTTCTATGGAATAGAGACGCTGGCGGCGGCCGGCGTGCGCGAGCTGGGAATCGTCGTCGGCGAGACGCACGCGGAGATCGAGGCGGCGGTGGGCGACGGTTCCGCGTGGGGCGTGAACGTCACTTACCTCCCGCAGGATGCGCCGCGCGGCCTGGCCCACGCGGTGCTCATCGCGGAGGAGTTCATCGGCCGGGAGCCGTTCGTCATGTACCTCGGCGACAACCTGCTGGCCAAGGGGATCGTCCCGTTCGTCAAGGAGTTCGCGGCAACCGGGCCAGCCGCGCAGATCCTCCTGACGCGGGTCCGGAACCCGGAACAGTACGGCGTCGCGGAGACGGACGGCGACCGCGTGGTCCGCCTGGTCGAGAAGCCGAAAGAGCCGAAGAGCGACCTGGCGTTGGTGGGCGTGTACATGTTCGGCCCCGAGGTATTCGATTCGGTAAAGCGGATCCGGCCCAGCTTCCGGAACGAGCTGGAAATCACGGACGCGATTCAGGACCTGATAGACCGCGGCCTGGACGTCCGGAAGCACATCGTCGATGGCTGGTGGAAGGACACCGGTCATCTGGAAGACATGCTCGAGGCGAACCGGCTGATCCTCGATACGTTCGAGCGGCGCATCGAGGGCGACGTCGATGACGCCTCCAGCCTGGACGGCAAGGTGGTGGTCGAGGCAGGCGCCGCGATCGTGAATTCCATCGTCCGAGGCCCGGTGATCATCGGCAGCAACGCACAGGTCCGCGACGCCTACGTCGGACCGTTCACCGCGATCATGCGCGACGTCGTGATCCGCGCGGCGGAGATCGAGCACAGCATCGTGATGGAAGGCAGCCGCCTGACAGACCTCGGGACCCGGGTGACCGACAGCCTGATCGGCCGGAACGTTACGATCGCGCGGCAGGAGAGCAAACCGGCGGCGCTACGTTTCATGCTGGGTGATCGCTCGGAAGTCGGAATCTGCTGA
- a CDS encoding dTDP-4-dehydrorhamnose 3,5-epimerase, whose protein sequence is MKYATTRETAPDNLIDGVRTKQLRQIPDERGWLLEILRADDPLFRKFGQVYVSATYPGVVKAWHYHEKQVDHFACIAGMIKLVLFDTREGSPTKDRVNEFFIGAQQPLLVQIPNLVYHGWKCIGTEPSLVVNIPTEPYSYDDPDEYRIEPHGALPYDWARKDG, encoded by the coding sequence CTGAAGTACGCGACCACGCGGGAAACGGCGCCGGACAACCTCATCGACGGAGTCCGCACGAAGCAGCTCCGGCAGATTCCGGACGAACGGGGCTGGCTGCTGGAGATCCTCCGCGCCGACGACCCGCTCTTCCGGAAGTTCGGACAGGTGTATGTCTCGGCCACCTACCCCGGCGTCGTCAAGGCGTGGCACTACCACGAGAAGCAGGTGGATCACTTCGCCTGCATCGCCGGCATGATCAAGCTGGTGCTGTTCGACACGCGCGAGGGCTCTCCGACGAAGGACCGCGTCAACGAGTTCTTCATCGGGGCGCAGCAGCCTCTGCTGGTGCAGATCCCGAACCTGGTCTACCACGGCTGGAAGTGCATCGGGACGGAGCCGTCGCTGGTCGTGAACATCCCGACCGAACCCTACAGCTACGATGATCCCGACGAGTACCGGATCGAGCCGCACGGCGCGCTGCCGTACGACTGGGCGCGCAAGGACGGGTAA
- the rfbB gene encoding dTDP-glucose 4,6-dehydratase gives MVDVLVTGGAGFIGSHFVEYALEAHADWRVTTLDKLTYAGRRENLAAVENDPRHRFVRGDIADAAVAAPLVRNAEIVVHFAAETHVDRSVEEAGAFIRTDVHGTFVLLDAARASPNLRCFVQISTDEVYGSVTEGLSRETDELLPRNPYAASKAGADRLAYSYWATHGVPVVVTRASNNYGSRQYPEKVIPLFITNAIDHREVPLYGDGLNVRDWLHVDDHCRALDLLIECGERGETYNIGGGNEVANIDLTRRLLELLDRPESLIKPVADRPGHDRRYALDTTKLRALGWEPQVGFDDGLRATVDWYVRNEAWWRPIKEQSEAFRAFHDRQYANRG, from the coding sequence ATGGTCGACGTGCTCGTCACCGGCGGCGCCGGGTTCATCGGCAGCCATTTCGTGGAGTACGCCCTCGAGGCGCACGCCGACTGGCGCGTCACGACACTCGACAAGCTGACCTACGCCGGCCGGCGCGAGAACCTCGCGGCCGTCGAGAACGACCCCCGCCACCGCTTTGTGCGGGGCGACATCGCTGACGCGGCGGTCGCCGCGCCATTGGTCCGCAACGCCGAAATCGTCGTCCACTTCGCGGCCGAGACGCACGTCGACCGCTCCGTGGAGGAGGCCGGGGCGTTCATCCGGACCGACGTTCACGGAACGTTCGTCCTCCTCGACGCCGCCCGCGCGTCCCCGAACCTCCGCTGTTTCGTGCAGATCTCGACGGACGAGGTGTACGGCAGCGTGACGGAAGGCCTGAGCCGCGAGACCGACGAGTTGCTCCCGCGGAATCCCTACGCCGCCAGCAAGGCCGGCGCCGACCGGCTCGCGTACAGCTACTGGGCAACGCACGGGGTGCCGGTGGTGGTGACGCGCGCGTCGAACAACTACGGATCGCGGCAGTACCCCGAGAAGGTGATTCCGCTGTTCATCACGAACGCCATTGACCACCGCGAGGTGCCGCTCTACGGCGACGGGCTGAACGTCCGCGACTGGCTTCACGTCGATGATCACTGCCGCGCCCTCGACCTGCTGATCGAGTGCGGCGAGCGTGGCGAGACCTACAACATCGGCGGCGGGAACGAAGTGGCGAACATCGACCTCACGCGCCGGCTGCTCGAGCTGCTCGACCGTCCGGAGTCGCTGATCAAGCCGGTGGCCGACCGCCCCGGCCACGACCGCCGCTACGCTCTAGACACCACCAAGCTGCGCGCCCTGGGCTGGGAGCCGCAGGTAGGGTTCGATGACGGGTTGCGCGCCACGGTCGACTGGTACGTCCGGAACGAAGCGTGGTGGCGTCCGATCAAGGAGCAGAGCGAGGCGTTTCGAGCCTTTCACGACCGGCAGTACGCCAACCGCGGCTGA